A genomic stretch from Mycobacteriales bacterium includes:
- a CDS encoding DMT family transporter, producing the protein MTHQSSAIARTAPALPAAPGRSPSGLGWGLLGVAAFSLTVPLTRVATHDGLSPLFIGAGRAVVAAALAAIALIRFRQTVPGGSQWFRLGVVAGGVVVGFPLLTSYAMTQAPASHGAVVIGLLPAATAVMAVLRGKERVPVSFWLFATLGALAVVTFAVVQNGGLGPLHHADVLLLAAVLAAAVGYAEGGLLARELGAWQTVSWALLLAAPLMLVLTAVSVTQAPPTGTGTQWLAFAYLSVVSMYLGFFAWYRGLAIGPMTQVSQVQLVQPVLSIAWAVLLLGEHLTWATAVGGLAVILCARSAVRTRLQRRTS; encoded by the coding sequence ATGACACACCAGAGTAGCGCTATCGCGCGGACGGCCCCGGCGCTACCCGCGGCTCCCGGTCGTTCCCCGTCCGGTCTGGGCTGGGGGCTGCTGGGAGTGGCCGCGTTCTCCCTCACCGTGCCGCTCACCCGGGTCGCGACGCACGACGGGTTGTCGCCGCTGTTCATCGGGGCCGGGCGTGCGGTCGTCGCCGCGGCGCTGGCCGCGATCGCGCTGATCCGGTTCCGGCAGACCGTGCCGGGCGGCAGCCAGTGGTTCCGCCTGGGAGTGGTCGCCGGGGGCGTCGTCGTCGGCTTCCCGCTGCTGACCTCGTACGCGATGACGCAGGCGCCGGCCAGCCACGGGGCTGTGGTCATCGGCCTCCTGCCGGCAGCCACCGCGGTCATGGCCGTGCTGCGTGGGAAGGAGCGCGTGCCAGTGTCGTTCTGGTTGTTCGCGACCCTGGGTGCCCTCGCCGTCGTGACGTTCGCGGTGGTGCAGAACGGCGGCCTCGGGCCGCTGCACCACGCCGACGTCCTGCTGCTTGCAGCGGTGCTGGCCGCGGCCGTCGGCTACGCAGAAGGCGGTCTGCTGGCCAGAGAGCTCGGCGCGTGGCAGACCGTCTCGTGGGCGCTGCTGCTCGCCGCGCCGCTCATGCTCGTGCTGACGGCCGTTTCCGTCACGCAGGCGCCGCCGACCGGCACCGGGACCCAGTGGCTGGCGTTCGCCTACCTGTCCGTCGTGAGCATGTACCTGGGCTTCTTCGCCTGGTACCGGGGACTGGCGATCGGCCCCATGACCCAGGTCAGCCAGGTGCAGCTCGTGCAGCCCGTTCTCAGCATCGCGTGGGCGGTCCTCCTGCTCGGCGAGCACCTGACCTGGGCCACCGCCGTCGGCGGGCTCGCTGTCATCCTGTGCGCGCGCAGCGCCGT